One window of Amaranthus tricolor cultivar Red isolate AtriRed21 chromosome 11, ASM2621246v1, whole genome shotgun sequence genomic DNA carries:
- the LOC130826735 gene encoding enolase-like, which yields MVTIKFIKARQIYDSRGNPTVEADVHLDDGTYARAAVPSGASTGIYEALELRDGGKDFMGKGVYKAVQNVNEIIGPALVGKDPTEQTAIDNFMVQQLDGTVNEWGWCKQKLGANAILAVSLAVCKAGAQVKKIPLYKHIAELAGNKKLVLPVPAFNVINGGSHAGNKLAMQEFMILPTGASSFCEAMKMGSEVYHSLKTVIKKKYGQDATNVGDEGGFAPNIQENKEGLELLKTAIEQAGYTGKVVIGMDVAASEFYKEDKTYDLNFKEENNDGSQKISGDALKDLYKSFVAEYPIVSIEDPFDQDDWEHYGKMTAEMGDKVQIVGDDLLVTNPKRVAKAINQKTCNALLLKVNQIGSVTESIEAVKMSKRAGWGVMASHRSGETEDTFIADLAVGLSTGQIKTGAPCRSERLAKYNQLLRIEEELGADAVYAGANFRVPVEPY from the exons ATGGTTACCATCAAGTTTATCAAAGCTAGACAGATCTATGACAGTCGTGGTAATCCCACTGTAGAG GCTGATGTTCATCTAGATGATGGAACTTACGCCAGAGCTGCTGTTCCTAGTGGTGCATCCACTG GAATTTATGAAGCTCTTGAACTCAGAGATGGAGGGAAAGACTTCATGGGAAAAGGTGTCTACAAG GCAGTTCAGAACGTAAATGAGATTATTGGCCCTGCTTTGGTTGGCAAG GACCCAACTGAGCAAACTGCTATTGACAACTTCATGGTTCAACAACTCGATGGAACTGTCAATGAGTGGGGTTGGTGTAAGCAAAAG TTGGGAGCAAATGCTATCTTGGCCGTTTCACTTGCTGTCTGCAAAGCTGGAGCACAAGTCAAGAAAATTCCTTTGTATAAG CACATTGCAGAGCTTGCTGGAAACAAGAAGTTGGTATTGCCGGTTCCAGCTTTCAATGTCATCAATGGAGGATCTCATGCAGGAAACAAGCTTGCAATGCAAGAGTTCATGATTCTGCCTACCGGAGCTTCCTCATTCTGTGAGGCAATGAAGATGGGTAGTGAAGTATACCACAGCTTGAAG ACTGTGATTAAGAAAAAGTATGGTCAAGATGCAACCAATGTTGGTGATGAGGGTGGCTTTGCTCCCAACATCCAG GAGAACAAGGAAGGTCTTGAGTTGCTAAAAACTGCCATCGAGCAGGCTGGTTACACCGGCAAAGTTGTCATTGGTATGGATGTCGCTGCATCTGAGTTTTACAAGGAGGACAAGACTTATGACTTAAACTTCAAGGAAGAg aataATGACGGATCACAAAAAATCTCTGGTGATGCCCTTAAGGATCTGTACAAGTCATTCGTTGCTGAGTACCCGATAGTGTCTATTGAGGATCCATTTGACCAAGATGACTGGGAGCACTATGGCAAGATGACTGCCGAAATGGGAGATAAAGTACAAATTGTCGGAGACGATTTGTTGGTCACTAACCCCAAG AGAGTTGCAAAGGCTATCAACCAAAAGACTTGCAATGCCCTTCTTCTCAAG GTTAATCAAATTGGGTCTGTCACAGAAAGTATTGAGGCCGTGAAGATGTCCAAACGTGCTGGGTGGGGTGTGATGGCTAGCCACCGCAG TGGAGAAACTGAAGACACTTTCATTGCTGATCTTGCAGTCGGTCTTTCCACG GGTCAAATCAAGACTGGAGCTCCGTGTAGATCTGAACGTCTTGCCAAATATAACCAG CTATTGCGTATTGAAGAGGAGCTCGGTGCAGATGCGGTGTATGCCGGAGCAAACTTCCGGGTACCTGTTGAGCCCTACTAA
- the LOC130826742 gene encoding splicing factor U2af small subunit B-like, giving the protein MADKRKRERENETAGAGHLASIFGTEKDRVNCPFYFKIGACRHGDRCSRLHTKPSISPTLVLANMYQRPDMIAPAVSVDPQVQPPSDPRKTQQHFEDFYEDLFEELSKYGEIESLNICDNLADHMVGNVYVQFREEEHAAEAFKNLTGRFYAGRPIIVDFSPVTDFREATCRQYEENVCNRGGYCNFMHLKKISRELRRQLFGRYRRRRSRSRSASPHRQYGHGDRPRSGRGYGGGRDDDRSRRYGDRERRGRSRSPGRRGRSRSPAGRRDRSPVRENSEERRAKIEQWNREREQGETGNNDVSHDADDNPRNGSVVDEENYYGHPNQ; this is encoded by the exons ATGGCGGataagagaaagagagaaagggAGAACGAGACAGCAGGAGCAGGTCATTTGGCGTCCATATTCGGAACAGAGAAGGATAGAGTTAATTGCCCTTTCTATTTTAAGATCGGAGCTTGCAGGCATGGCGATCGTTGTTCTAGGCTTCATACTAAACCCAGCATCAGTCCTACGTTGGTACTCGCTAATATGTATCAACGCCCTGATATGATTGCTCCTGCTGTTTCTGTTGATCCGCAAGTCCAGCCTCCTTCTGATCCTCGCAAAACGCAACAACACTTTGAg GATTTCTATGAGGATTTATTTGAGGAACTGAGCAAGTATGGGGAGATTGAGAGTCTCAACATCTGTGACAACTTGGCTGATCACATG GTTGGCAATGTTTATGTGCAGTTTAGAGAGGAAGAACACGCTGCTGAGGCTTTCAAAAACTTGACTGGAAGATTTTATGCTG GCCGTCCAATCATTGTCGATTTTTCTCCTGTAACGGATTTTAGAGAAGCAACATGTAGGCAGTATGAGGAAAATGTGTGCAATCGTGGAGGCTACTGCAATTTTAtgcatttgaaaaaaattagcaG GGAGCTCAGACGACAGTTGTTTGGAAGATACAGGAGGAGGCGCAGCCGTAGCAGAAGTGCAAGTCCTCACAGACAATATGGGCATGGAGACCGACCCCGCAGTGGTCGTGGATATGGTGGCGGGAGAGATGATGATAGAAGTCGGCGATATGGTGATAGGGAAAGGAGGGGTAGAAGCCGGAGCCCAGGACGTAGAGGCCGAAGTAGAAGTCCTGCAGGTAGGAGGGATAGGAGTCCTGTGCGGGAAAACAGTGAGGAGAGAAGAGCAAAAATTGAGCAGTGGAACAGGGAAAGAGAACAGGGAGAAACTGGAAATAATGATGTTAGTCATGATGCTGATGACAACCCTAGAAATGGATCTGTAGTGGATGAAGAGAATTATTATGGTCATCCTAACCAATAG
- the LOC130826740 gene encoding COP9 signalosome complex subunit 2, with the protein MGSDADMEDYGFEYSDDDGDEQDVDIENQYYNSKGLVETDPEGALAGFSEVVGMESEKAEWGFKALKQTVKLYYRLGKYKEMMEAYREMLTYIKSAVTRNYSEKCINNIMDFVSGSAGHNFDLLQEFYQTTLKALEEAKNERLWFKTNLKLCKIWFDIGEYGRMNKILKELHKSCQKEDGTDDQKKGTQLLEVYAIEIQMYTETKNNKKLKQLYQKALTVKSAIPHPRIMGIIHECGGKMHMAERQWAEAATDFFEAFKNYDEAGNQRRIQCLKYLVLANMLMESEVNPFDGQEAKPYKNDPEILAMTNLIAAYQRNEILEFEKILKSNRRTIMDDPFIRNYIEDLLKNIRTQVLLKLIKPYTRIRIPFISKELNVPEADVEQLLVSLILDNRVQGHIDQVNRLLERSDRSKGMKKYTAIDKWNTQLKSLYQTVNNRVG; encoded by the exons GATTGGTTGAAACTGACCCTGAAGGTGCTCTTGCTGGTTTTTCTGAGGTTGTTGGCATGGAATCAGAAAAGGCAGAATG GGGGTTCAAGGCTTTAAAGCAAACAGTGAAGCTTTATTATCGGCTGGGGAAGTATAAAGAGATGATGGAAGCATATAGGGAAATGTTGACTTACATTAAATCAGCCGTGACAAGGAATTATAGTGAGAAATGTATAAACAACATTATGGATTTTGTTTCCGGTTCAGCTGGCCACAATTTTGATCTCCTCCAAGAGTTCTACCAAACGACGCTTAAAGCTCTTGAAGAGGCTAAAAACGAG AGACTATGGTTTAAAACAAATCTGAAGCTTTGCAAGATCTGGTTTGACATTGGTGAATATGGGCGAATGAACAAG ATATTGAAGGAACTTCATAAATCATGCCAAAAGGAAGATGGTACAGATGATCAGAAGAAAGGAACACAATTGTTGGAAGTGTATGCAATTGAGATTCAGATGTACACTGAAACAAAGAACAACAAGAAACTTAAG CAACTATACCAGAAGGCACTCACTGTGAAGTCAGCAATACCACATCCAAGAATAATGGGAATAATTCATGAATGTGGTGGGAAAATGCATATGGCTGAGCGTCAGTGGGCAGAAGCAGCCACTGACTTTTTTGAAGCATTCAAGAATTATGATGAGGCTGGAAACCAAAGGCGTATCCAATGTTTGAA ATACTTGGTTCTTGCAAACATGTTAATGGAATCTGAGGTGAATCCATTTGATGGACAAGAGGCAAAGCC TTACAAAAACGATCCTGAAATTTTGGCAATGACCAATTTAATAGCAGCTTATCAGCGCAATGAGATTCTTGAGTTTGAGAAAATTTTGAAG AGTAACAGGAGAACAATCATGGATGATCCTTTCATTAGGAATTACATTGAAGATCTATTGAAAAATATAAGGACACAAGTTTTACTGAAGCTAATCAAGCCTTACACAAGAATCAGGATACCTTTTATTTCTAAG GAGCTTAATGTTCCAGAAGCAGACGTTGAGCAGCTGTTAGTGTCGCTAATTTTGGACAACCGAGTTCAAGGCCACATCGACCAAGTGAATAGACTGTTGGAGCGCAGTGACAG GTCTAAGGGAATGAAGAAGTATACAGCTATCGACAAGTGGAACACACAGCTGAAGTCTTTATATCAAACAGTTAACAACAGAGTTGGTTGA